A genomic segment from Pseudorca crassidens isolate mPseCra1 chromosome 6, mPseCra1.hap1, whole genome shotgun sequence encodes:
- the GBX2 gene encoding homeobox protein GBX-2 isoform X1: MSAAFPPSLMMMQRPLGSSTAFSIDSLIGSPPQPSPGHFVYTGYPMFMPYRPVVLPPPPPPPPALPQAALQPALPPAHPHHQIPSLPTSFCSSLAQGMALTSTLMATLPGGFSASPQHQEAAAARKFAPQPLPGGGNFDKAEALQADAEDGKGFLAKEGSLLAFSAAEAVQASLVGAVRGQGKDESKVEDDPKGKEESFSLESDLDYSSDDNLTGQAAHKEEDPGHALEETPPSGGGAGSTTSTGKNRRRRTAFTSEQLLELEKEFHCKKYLSLTERSQIAHALKLSEVQVKIWFQNRRAKWKRVKAGNANSKTGEPSRNPKIVVPIPVHVSRFAIRSQHQQLEQARP, from the exons ATGAGCGCAGCGTTCCCGCCGTCGCTGATGATGATGCAGCGCCCGCTGGGGAGTAGTACCGCCTTCAGCATAGACTCGCTGATCGGCAGCCCGCCGCAGCCCAGCCCCGGCCATTTCGTCTACACTGGCTACCCTATGTTCATGCCCTACCGGCCGGTggtgctgccgccgccgccgccgccgccgcccgcgctgCCCCAGGCCGCGCTGCAACCGGCGCTGCCGCCCGCGCACCCTCACCACCAGATCCCCAGCCTGCCCACCAGCTTCTGCTCCAGCTTGGCGCAGGGCATGGCGCTCACCTCCACGCTCATGGCCACGCTGCCCGGCGGCTTCTCCGCGTCTCCCCAGCACCAGGAGGCGGCGGCTGCCCGGAAGTTCGCGCCGCAGCCGCTGCCTGGCGGTGGCAACTTCGACAAGGCGGAGGCGCTGCAAGCCGACGCGGAGGATGGCAAAGGCTTCTTGGCCAAGGAGGGCTCGCTGCTTGCCTTCTCCGCGGCCGAGGCTGTGCAGGCGTCGCTCG TCGGGGCTGTCAGAGGGCAAGGGAAAGACGAGTCAAAGGTGGAAGACGACCCGAAGGGCAAGGAGGAGAGTTTCTCGCTGGAGAGCGATCTGGACTACAGCTCGGATGACAATCTGACTGGCCAGGCGGCTCACAAGGAGGAAGACCCCGGCCACGCGCTGGAGGAGACCCCGCcgagcggcggcggcgcgggcagCACCACGTCCACGGGCAAGAACCGGCGGCGGCGGACTGCCTTCACCAGCGAGCAGCTCCTCGAGCTAGAGAAGGAGTTCCACTGCAAAAAGTACCTCTCGCTGACCGAGCGCTCACAGATCGCTCACGCCCTCAAACTCAGCGAGGTGCAGGTGAAAATCTGGTTCCAGAACCGCCGGGCCAAGTGGAAACGGGTGAAAGCTGGCAATGCCAATTCCAAGACAGGGGAGCCCTCCAGGAACCCCAAGATCGTTGTCCCCATCCCCGTCCACGTCAGCAGGTTCGCCATTAGAAGTCAGCATCAGCAGCTGGAGCAGGCCCGCCCCTGA
- the GBX2 gene encoding homeobox protein GBX-2 isoform X2 has product MSAAFPPSLMMMQRPLGSSTAFSIDSLIGSPPQPSPGHFVYTGYPMFMPYRPVVLPPPPPPPPALPQAALQPALPPAHPHHQIPSLPTSFCSSLAQGMALTSTLMATLPGGFSASPQHQEAAAARKFAPQPLPGGGNFDKAEALQADAEDGKGFLAKEGSLLAFSAAEAVQASLGDAVTWDPGRGCQRARERRVKGGRRPEGQGGEFLAGERSGLQLG; this is encoded by the exons ATGAGCGCAGCGTTCCCGCCGTCGCTGATGATGATGCAGCGCCCGCTGGGGAGTAGTACCGCCTTCAGCATAGACTCGCTGATCGGCAGCCCGCCGCAGCCCAGCCCCGGCCATTTCGTCTACACTGGCTACCCTATGTTCATGCCCTACCGGCCGGTggtgctgccgccgccgccgccgccgccgcccgcgctgCCCCAGGCCGCGCTGCAACCGGCGCTGCCGCCCGCGCACCCTCACCACCAGATCCCCAGCCTGCCCACCAGCTTCTGCTCCAGCTTGGCGCAGGGCATGGCGCTCACCTCCACGCTCATGGCCACGCTGCCCGGCGGCTTCTCCGCGTCTCCCCAGCACCAGGAGGCGGCGGCTGCCCGGAAGTTCGCGCCGCAGCCGCTGCCTGGCGGTGGCAACTTCGACAAGGCGGAGGCGCTGCAAGCCGACGCGGAGGATGGCAAAGGCTTCTTGGCCAAGGAGGGCTCGCTGCTTGCCTTCTCCGCGGCCGAGGCTGTGCAGGCGTCGCTCGGTGA CGCTGTGACCTGGGATCCCGG TCGGGGCTGTCAGAGGGCAAGGGAAAGACGAGTCAAAGGTGGAAGACGACCCGAAGGGCAAGGAGGAGAGTTTCTCGCTGGAGAGCGATCTGGACTACAGCTCGGATGA